In the Apodemus sylvaticus chromosome 3, mApoSyl1.1, whole genome shotgun sequence genome, TCACTCATATGTAATCTTGTGTGCCTTGATGTCATTCATGCTTCTCCTAAGTACTGCTGCTTCACGAAAAGGCCCTTTCTGATCAGCACAGTAAGTCTCCCATGATGCAATGTGGGAAAGTAGAGCAAAAGAGAATCCAGGTGTTATGGCTCAAACCCACCTAATACTTCAGTTATAAGGAAAGATGATGCagggtctatataatgagtttaaACCAGCCCAGATTGTATGGTGAGTTCCATCTAAGACAGCCACAgttacacaggaaaaccctgtctcaaacagagaaGAAGCTTCCAAAATATGTAGTTCATTATGGTAAGTAATCTCAGAGCTCAGAGTTTGAGGAGAAACATCTTGTAAGCTTTGAGACCTTAACCAGAATCTCTGATTTTAAACATTCCCACATAGAAATGTGATTAAATCTAGCTAAAGATGTAAAtgtcaaaataattaaatgagtGGAGGCTTTATGACCCAATCAGGTGGTAGCTTGTTTCTGAGAGGTGGGCCTAAAAAGGTAAGGTGTGAGGAAATGTGCATATAAGGTTCAGTATGGCTGCACAAGATAGTCTGAGGCTTGGAGCCTGGAGTGACTGCCTGTTCCTGCTAGAGTGGGAAAACCTGAAAGAAGTGTGAAGATCAGGTAAGTCATTCAATCCATCAGGATGCCCCATctcacccagccagccagcctcccaTTTCAtcttagtatttttaatatttggttaTTGTAATTTTTGATTCGTTGTATGGTGTGATTGTTTTGAAGTAGAAAATGTGATTTAACTCAGGTTAGCTTAGAACTCCATATATAGCTGTCATGAAAGACTGATTCTGCTGCCTCCCCTCCTAAGTTCTGAGACCTCAAGTTGTGCCATTTATAGAGAGCCAAGTATGTAATATTCAAGGACTTGGCCCATTGAGGAAGTACCTTATTTTCTTACCAATATCTTCAGTACACCTTAAAATTTCCTAATTCACAATGATTATAGAtttagagagaaaatgaaaattgtgAAATCAATGGAAGCATTAAATTGACAATTTCCACAGTTCAGTCTTCTAAACAACACACTACAGCTCAGTGTGGCTACAGGGTCTAAAACTTAAGGAAGTCAAAGTAACAAAATCCATATCACAGCTTCTACCAAACTGTTCCATTGATTTAATTCATATATAGATTGGGTATGAGACCTTTAAGTTTGCTTCTTAGAGTTATCAGAGATAATGTAGAGGGGTTCACACAAAAGTGTGGAGTTCAGATCAACTGTCTTGATACCAGCTTCCCAGCAAGGGAGCTATAGAATGATTGGGTTGAAATGGGTGCTTTTGAATCTCAAGAAGGCCCTTAAGGGAAACGTGTCTCTTAGAAAAATAGATATTGTCTAATGGGAAATACAGGTTTATGATATTGCCTGAACAGTGACTGAGTTTGATTTGAATAATTAGTAGGGAAAGATGCAAGCTAAAATGTGTTTTACCTGAAATCTCCCTATTTCCATAGTATCTCCCCACAAGAAAGTCATAATGAACTTCAAGACCCCTCCCACGATCCAGCAGCTGGCAAAACAAAGCCTGCTGAAAGATGAAGCCTTGACAATCTATGCTCtaaaagacatgaaagaggaGCTCTTCCCACCACTCTTCAAGGATGCATTTAGCAGCAAACAACATAACATCCTGAGGCAGATGgtggcagcctggcctttcccatGCCTTCCTGTGGGAGCTCTGATGAAGACTCCTGACTTAGAGACCTTGAAGGCTATGCTGGATGGCCTGGATTTGCTGATGAGACAAAAAGTTCGACCCAGGTAAGAGACACCAAGGGAGCATGGGGATGAGAGGGAAGTGTATGGATTGAGGAAAGTATTCACAATGTGGTCCAAGTTGAATCTGAGACTTCTGATGTCACTATCTCTGAGGAGAGAAACTAAGAAAAGGGAAAGTGCTGTGTACAGCATAGCAGATAAGAGATGCAGCAATATGCAATGAGTTTGTCCCAGCCTCTTCCCTCGAGGAATGGATTTAAGGGTCTTTGTGTTGTAGGTCAAATCTGTTTACACATTGTCTCTTCTGTCATCTGAATATTTTTCCCATTTGATCCACAGGAGGTGGAAACTACAAGTGCTTGATTTACGAGATGCCAACGATAATTTCTGGAATGCGTGGGATGGAATAGAGGATGGTGCCTGCCCTCCAGACTTTAGCGAGACACAATTATTGAGGAATCATCCCATACAATGGGGAACACAGGCTGTGACTGTGTGGATAAACCTTTATGTGAATCCCAGGCATACAATTGaatacaatgaatatttttatgagtgggcaaagaagagaaaagatgtaCAGGTGAACTGTCAGAAGGTGATGTTTTTGCCCAACCCTCACTACAACCCCTGGCATCTTCTGGAAATAGTTGAGCCAAGTTCTATCCAGGAATTGGAAGTGTATAAACACTTCAACCTGGACACTCTTGCAATGATAGCCTCTGACCTGGGCCAGATGAGAAACCTTCAAAAACTCCTTCTCAATAATGTCCACATATCTTTGGAACAGTCTGGAAATAAAGACATGGAAGACCGGTGTATAAGGATGATCATTCCCCATTTCTCCAAACTCCACAAGCTCCAGCATCTCTATTTGAATGACGTCTGCTTTGTGAATGAACATCTGGATGAAGTGCTCAGGTGAGTAAGGATAGTGAGCTTTATCCAGGGGCCAGATCAAAGCCTATGTTACATGAAAGgtcagtgcacacctgtggcttcccTGACAATCTTGGATTTACACAGATTTGACCTTGTGATACTCTACATCCTGAGTTCTCACTTCAGTAAACTCAGACTATCAGGTATGTGTCCATTATTTAGAAACGTTCTTTGCTAGGATCCAGATGTAGCAGAAACAGATCTATGGAGGCTGTCCTGAGAACTGTATGAAGACTTttgatctgcttctgtctccccatgagtctgaggccatctaAGCACAGGAAGGGGCTGAGTAATGATTGAGGATCATTGGGGCTTCTGGGAACTCTGTTGACAGGACCAAGTCCATGCCATGGAGGTGGGCCTCATGCTCTCAAGTTTGTCACACACGGGAATGGTTCTAGGTCTTTCCAAGACAGTCCTACTGGGATTCACTTTCTGATATCATTTGTCCTCTGATGTAGTATTATGCTAGTAAGTGCAGAGGGCACTGTAGACCTTCAGGCAAAAGCAGTCATGATGGTGTTGTGTGTCCTCTGCTTATAGTGACAAGACTTATTGGGTACTCTCTATCAGGGAGCACTCTAATCTTGAGTTTCATTATGAGCACATAAAGACCTTAGACATAAATAGCCTCTTTTCTTGGAATCATTGCCCTCTGTGTACCTCTATTGAAGTTTAAGGAGATGatcttctttgtctctctttagGTGCTTAGAGAATCCCTTAGAGACCCTTGCAATCACTCGCTGCAAGCTGTCAGAATCAGATATGAGGTGTCTGTCCCAGTGTCCAAGAGTCTATCAGCTCAAACACCTGGATCTGAGTGGCATCGACTTTATAAATTTAAGTCATGAATTTCTAGGAAGACTTCTAAAACGACTGACAGCTACACTGCAGAAACTAGAGTTGAAGGGCTGTATGATCACGGACTTCCAAATCGATGTCCTCCTGCCTGCTCTGAGCCAATGCACCCAGCTCACTGAGGTTGATTTTCAGATGAACTTCTTATCTAAGAACAGCCTGGAGAAGCTACTGCAGCACACTGCAAACCTGAGACAGCTGACCAAGGAAATGTACTCTGCACCCTATGAGGTCTATGATGAATTAGGTAATGTCCTCCCACAAAAATTTGCACAATATTGTTCTGAGCTAATGGTCACACTCAATGTTATACGTCAGCCAAAAGAGATCTGCTTTGTGAGTAACATTTGTGCAGGTTGTGGAGGACTCTGTGTCTACAACATGGAGGCCACACTATGTTTCTGTTGGCAACGAGAGTGGTCACTTCTGGACTCTGAGAAAGGAAAGCCGGAACTCAAGTGACTCAT is a window encoding:
- the LOC127680420 gene encoding PRAME family member 12-like, translated to MNFKTPPTIQQLAKQSLLKDEALTIYALKDMKEELFPPLFKDAFSSKQHNILRQMVAAWPFPCLPVGALMKTPDLETLKAMLDGLDLLMRQKVRPRRWKLQVLDLRDANDNFWNAWDGIEDGACPPDFSETQLLRNHPIQWGTQAVTVWINLYVNPRHTIEYNEYFYEWAKKRKDVQVNCQKVMFLPNPHYNPWHLLEIVEPSSIQELEVYKHFNLDTLAMIASDLGQMRNLQKLLLNNVHISLEQSGNKDMEDRCIRMIIPHFSKLHKLQHLYLNDVCFVNEHLDEVLRCLENPLETLAITRCKLSESDMRCLSQCPRVYQLKHLDLSGIDFINLSHEFLGRLLKRLTATLQKLELKGCMITDFQIDVLLPALSQCTQLTEVDFQMNFLSKNSLEKLLQHTANLRQLTKEMYSAPYEVYDELGNVLPQKFAQYCSELMVTLNVIRQPKEICFVSNICAGCGGLCVYNMEATLCFCWQREWSLLDSEKGKPELK